From Synergistaceae bacterium, one genomic window encodes:
- a CDS encoding sugar transferase: protein MIYPFFKRAFDLVASLALLVLLSPLMLVVALLVRVKLGSPVLFRQERPGLGGGIFTMYKFRTMTDERDEEGDLLPDAKRLPPFGQFLRSTSIDELPELFNVVRGQMSLVGPRPLLTQYLERYSPEQARRHEVRPGITGWAQVNGRNAISWEEKFACDVWYVDNISFALDMKIIFKTIAKILAREGISQEGQA from the coding sequence TTGATCTACCCGTTTTTCAAGCGGGCGTTCGACCTTGTCGCGTCGCTCGCTCTGTTGGTTTTGTTATCGCCTCTGATGCTTGTCGTCGCGCTGTTGGTGCGTGTAAAACTCGGCTCGCCGGTCCTGTTCAGACAGGAGCGCCCCGGCCTCGGCGGCGGGATCTTCACCATGTACAAGTTCAGGACCATGACCGACGAGCGCGACGAGGAGGGGGACCTGCTTCCCGATGCGAAGAGACTGCCTCCGTTCGGGCAGTTCCTGCGCAGCACCAGCATAGACGAGCTGCCGGAGCTGTTCAACGTCGTGCGCGGGCAAATGAGCCTGGTGGGGCCCAGACCTCTCCTGACGCAATACCTTGAACGCTACTCCCCCGAGCAGGCCCGCAGACACGAGGTCCGCCCCGGCATCACCGGCTGGGCTCAGGTTAACGGCAGGAACGCAATATCGTGGGAGGAGAAGTTCGCCTGCGACGTCTGGTACGTGGATAACATCTCATTCGCGCTCGACATGAAGATCATCTTCAAGACCATTGCGAAAATACTAGCCCGCGAGGGCATATCGCAAGAGGGGCAGGCC
- a CDS encoding UDP-glucose/GDP-mannose dehydrogenase family protein: MRICVVGTGYVGLVTGACFAEIGHDVWCVDVDERKIAMLQEGRIPIYEPGLEEIVRRNSSQGRLRFTTSLKEGMESSLFIFIAVGTPPDNAGAADLSYVWSVAREVGDHLESYKVVVTKSTVPVGTTLRVKQIVGERLALRGRADLEFDVAFCPEFLKEGNAVEDFMKPDRIVVGTENNRTAELLKELFFLFTMRENRILTMSIPSAELTKYAANAMLATRISFMNELARFCERAGADVDEVRLGMGSDSRIGSSFLYAGVGYGGSCFPKDVRALIASGDEAQSQFSILKAVDVVNREQREWFLQKILAHYGGDVSGRLFAVWGLSFKPQTDDVRESPALYIIPRLVEAGARIRAHDPVATGNARERLAEFEGSVEYVDENYEALEGADALILMTEWPPFRRPDFQRMKELLKHPTVFDGRNQYNPTSMRAAGFDYVCIGRCLPGS; this comes from the coding sequence ATGCGCATCTGCGTGGTTGGCACCGGATATGTCGGGCTTGTGACCGGGGCGTGCTTTGCGGAGATCGGGCACGATGTCTGGTGCGTGGACGTCGACGAGCGGAAGATCGCCATGCTGCAGGAGGGGCGCATCCCCATCTACGAGCCGGGGCTGGAGGAGATCGTCAGGCGCAACTCGTCGCAGGGGCGGCTGCGCTTCACCACCAGCCTTAAGGAGGGTATGGAGAGCTCTCTGTTCATCTTCATCGCGGTGGGAACTCCGCCGGACAACGCGGGGGCGGCGGACCTGTCCTACGTCTGGAGCGTCGCGCGCGAGGTCGGCGACCATCTGGAGAGCTACAAGGTTGTGGTGACCAAGTCGACCGTGCCAGTGGGTACAACTCTGCGAGTGAAGCAGATAGTCGGCGAGAGGCTGGCGCTGCGCGGCAGGGCGGACCTGGAGTTCGACGTGGCCTTCTGCCCGGAGTTCCTGAAAGAGGGCAACGCGGTCGAGGACTTCATGAAGCCGGACCGCATCGTGGTCGGCACGGAGAACAACCGCACCGCGGAGCTGCTGAAGGAGCTCTTCTTCCTCTTCACCATGCGCGAGAACCGCATCCTCACCATGTCCATCCCGTCGGCGGAGCTGACCAAGTACGCGGCCAACGCCATGCTCGCCACCCGCATCAGCTTCATGAACGAACTGGCACGCTTCTGCGAGCGAGCCGGGGCGGACGTGGACGAGGTGCGGCTGGGGATGGGGTCGGACTCGAGAATCGGTTCGTCCTTTCTGTACGCAGGGGTGGGTTATGGTGGGTCGTGCTTCCCCAAGGACGTGAGGGCACTGATAGCCTCGGGGGACGAGGCGCAGTCGCAGTTTTCCATCCTGAAGGCCGTGGACGTGGTGAACCGGGAGCAGCGCGAGTGGTTTTTGCAAAAAATACTGGCTCACTACGGCGGCGACGTCTCCGGGCGACTCTTCGCGGTGTGGGGGCTGAGCTTCAAGCCGCAGACGGACGACGTGCGCGAGTCGCCCGCCCTCTACATCATCCCGAGGCTTGTCGAGGCGGGGGCGAGGATCAGGGCGCACGACCCGGTTGCGACCGGGAACGCGCGCGAGCGGCTTGCCGAGTTCGAGGGCTCGGTCGAGTACGTGGACGAGAACTACGAGGCGCTGGAGGGGGCGGACGCGCTCATTTTGATGACGGAGTGGCCCCCCTTCCGCAGGCCGGACTTTCAGAGGATGAAGGAGCTGCTGAAGCACCCGACGGTCTTCGACGGCCGCAACCAGTACAACCCGACGTCGATGCGCGCCGCGGGCTTCGACTACGTCTGCATAGGGCGCTGCCTGCCGGGGAGCTAG
- a CDS encoding DUF3800 domain-containing protein, producing MMAGRVFEELYHHEAVIIASMVPRWVSKPEGFLYEEFLRKDQVFLFERFFYLLEENGTEGLVIMDKVEKSADRKFIRRIERYFASTAKGRERATRIVPTPFFVESDLVYAIQAADICIYAINWGFRRINHLDDSGELRQELSDRFEDWLFRLQYIKKGLEYGENKFADCYGIFYADDLYSSREKGKEAKLSVQP from the coding sequence ATGATGGCGGGGAGAGTTTTCGAGGAGCTTTATCATCACGAGGCGGTCATAATTGCTTCGATGGTTCCTCGATGGGTCAGTAAACCTGAAGGCTTTCTTTACGAAGAGTTTCTTCGCAAAGACCAAGTGTTTCTCTTCGAGCGCTTCTTTTATTTGCTGGAGGAAAACGGTACGGAGGGCCTTGTGATCATGGACAAGGTTGAAAAAAGCGCCGACAGAAAATTTATCCGACGCATAGAAAGATACTTCGCCTCCACTGCAAAGGGGCGTGAACGCGCTACCCGTATTGTTCCGACGCCGTTCTTTGTCGAATCCGACCTCGTGTACGCCATACAAGCTGCGGATATTTGCATATACGCCATCAACTGGGGCTTCCGCAGGATCAATCACCTGGACGACTCGGGCGAACTCAGACAGGAGCTCTCGGATAGATTCGAGGACTGGCTTTTCCGCTTGCAGTACATAAAGAAGGGGCTGGAATACGGAGAAAACAAGTTCGCCGACTGCTACGGCATCTTTTACGCGGACGACCTGTACTCATCACGCGAGAAAGGAAAAGAGGCAAAGCTTTCGGTTCAACCTTGA
- the rfbB gene encoding dTDP-glucose 4,6-dehydratase — translation MKGLLITGGCGFIGSNLVRMALADGYRVVNIDALTYAGNRSSLADLEGHPRYTFIKGDIKNAPLLRDALEGHSPDSVMHLAAESHVDRSISAPEDFILTNVLGTFRLLEASRRYFLSLNDEGGSAFRFLHVSTDEVFGSLGPEGRFDEETPYDPRSPYSASKASSDHLVRAYFHTYGLPAVITNCSNNYGPRQFPEKLIPHMILTALAGKSLPLYGDGGNVRDWLHVDDHCRALLTALERGVPGETYVIGGDSERTNLAIVEEICAILDRKRPRPDGKPYREQITFVEDRPGHDRRYAIDAAKIGRELGWKPVETFEHGLDSTVQWYLDNKAWTDSILSGDYRLERLGL, via the coding sequence TTGAAGGGACTGCTGATTACCGGCGGGTGCGGCTTCATCGGGTCCAACCTCGTGAGGATGGCGCTCGCCGACGGGTACCGTGTGGTCAACATCGACGCTCTTACTTACGCGGGCAACCGCTCCTCTCTGGCGGATCTGGAGGGCCATCCACGCTACACTTTCATCAAGGGCGACATCAAGAACGCGCCGCTGCTTCGCGACGCGCTGGAGGGACACTCTCCCGATTCGGTGATGCACCTGGCGGCGGAGAGCCACGTCGACCGGTCCATCTCTGCGCCAGAGGACTTCATCTTGACCAACGTCCTCGGGACATTCCGGCTGCTGGAGGCCTCCCGAAGGTACTTCCTCTCCCTGAACGACGAGGGCGGAAGCGCCTTCCGCTTCCTGCACGTCTCCACCGACGAGGTCTTCGGCTCGCTCGGTCCCGAGGGACGCTTCGACGAGGAGACGCCCTACGACCCCCGCTCCCCCTACTCCGCCTCCAAGGCTTCGTCAGACCACCTGGTCAGGGCCTACTTCCACACATACGGCCTTCCGGCGGTGATCACCAACTGCTCCAACAACTACGGGCCGCGCCAGTTCCCCGAGAAGCTCATCCCCCACATGATACTCACCGCGCTGGCGGGCAAGTCGCTCCCCCTGTACGGCGACGGCGGCAACGTCCGCGACTGGCTGCACGTGGACGACCACTGCCGCGCGCTGCTGACCGCCCTGGAGAGGGGAGTCCCCGGCGAGACCTACGTCATAGGCGGCGACTCGGAGCGGACGAACCTGGCCATAGTCGAGGAGATATGCGCCATCCTCGACCGCAAGCGCCCTCGCCCCGACGGAAAGCCCTACCGGGAGCAGATCACATTTGTCGAAGACAGACCGGGTCACGACAGGCGCTACGCTATCGACGCGGCGAAGATCGGACGGGAGCTCGGCTGGAAGCCGGTCGAGACCTTCGAGCATGGCCTGGACAGCACGGTTCAGTGGTACCTGGACAACAAGGCCTGGACCGACTCGATCCTCAGCGGCGACTACCGGCTGGAGCGGCTGGGGCTGTAG
- a CDS encoding ATP-binding protein — MINEIYIDNYNCLVNFRVRPKSFQLWLGDNGSGKSSVLHAIRSIQRLMRGAHVDDVFDPRALTAWDKRREQTVGLVLTIEGERYDYSIVVEHSPAEGKRRIAREELLWNGSRFFLFDGHEAHLFRQNRTTEKVEQGASFPADWSRSVIPTVAKRDDNVPLVRFREELEKILLIHPVPMAMQETALSESRLLSEHGENFARWYRHVLQEWPAIGYEAKRQLEDVLPGFGQLSLKESGEFRRLMATFRITDNDYAFDFAELSDGQRQLVLLYTVLEALRLGVFSSVFIDEPDNFISMREIQPWLDNLNSMCDEFDRQAIIISHHPEVVNRMARGEELWFSRKEGSHVEAVPFPVVEGITPAEVMARGWENE, encoded by the coding sequence GTGATAAACGAAATCTACATCGACAACTACAATTGCCTGGTCAATTTCCGGGTAAGGCCAAAAAGCTTTCAGTTGTGGCTTGGGGACAATGGCTCTGGCAAGTCCTCGGTGCTTCACGCCATAAGATCCATCCAAAGACTGATGCGAGGCGCCCATGTCGACGATGTCTTTGATCCCCGCGCTCTCACGGCATGGGACAAGCGGCGGGAACAGACGGTAGGCCTTGTACTGACGATAGAGGGCGAAAGATACGACTACAGCATTGTCGTCGAGCACTCCCCGGCGGAGGGCAAAAGGCGCATCGCCCGGGAAGAACTACTGTGGAACGGCTCTAGGTTTTTCCTGTTCGACGGACACGAGGCGCATCTGTTCAGGCAGAACCGAACTACCGAAAAAGTGGAACAGGGGGCATCCTTCCCGGCGGACTGGTCGCGTTCGGTCATTCCGACGGTCGCAAAAAGAGACGACAACGTGCCCTTGGTGCGTTTCAGAGAAGAGCTGGAAAAGATCCTCCTGATTCATCCAGTCCCAATGGCGATGCAGGAAACCGCCCTCTCGGAATCCCGTCTACTGTCCGAGCACGGGGAGAACTTCGCCCGATGGTACAGACACGTACTGCAGGAGTGGCCCGCCATCGGTTACGAAGCTAAACGGCAATTGGAAGACGTCCTTCCCGGTTTCGGACAGCTGAGCCTCAAAGAGAGCGGAGAGTTTCGCAGATTGATGGCTACGTTTCGAATAACGGACAATGACTATGCCTTCGACTTCGCTGAGCTCTCCGACGGTCAGCGACAGTTGGTGCTCCTCTACACCGTTCTTGAGGCGTTGAGGCTGGGGGTCTTCAGCTCTGTGTTCATCGACGAGCCCGACAATTTCATCTCCATGCGCGAGATTCAGCCTTGGCTTGATAACCTGAACTCGATGTGCGACGAGTTCGACCGGCAGGCGATTATCATCTCCCACCACCCGGAAGTTGTGAACCGAATGGCCAGGGGCGAGGAGCTGTGGTTCTCGCGCAAAGAGGGCTCTCATGTGGAAGCCGTGCCCTTCCCTGTGGTGGAGGGAATTACTCCGGCCGAGGTCATGGCTCGAGGTTGGGAGAATGAGTAA
- a CDS encoding polysaccharide biosynthesis protein, whose amino-acid sequence MLPFFRRRSGAIKLLMDTALGFFGAWAAFALRLGLPLPYLYAGSLLPYIMISGLLKVALNWYFSLFRQSWQNVGMSDLVRIGQCAILFTVMTSGASFLLGRPYFPLPRSIPLIDGLVTVFLWGGARALSRLFQEGGKARPEARRVLIAGAGDAGVLIAREMLRHPEAGLEPVGFLDDDPAKRTVTFLGLPVLGPLHALQGVVQDHSVDEVLIAIPSARGEVVRSVLDMARRAGAPARIVPAMLEVLSGKVSISHIREVRVEDLLNREPVVLRLEEIAEFVEGRTVLVTGAGGSIGSEIVRQLLPFSPGRLVLLGRGENSLFQLEQELTVSGVGTPFDTVVADVRNRERLMRAFERFRPQVVFHAAAHKHVPLMESNPEEAVLNNVFGTANLVAASLDSGTEVFVNISTDKAVNPTSVMGASKRVAEMIVRDAAGLATDGRAFVSVRFGNVLGSRGSVIPTFKEQIRRGGPLTVTDPGMTRFFMTIPEAAQLVLQAGGMRRNGAVFVLDMGEPVRIEDLAADLIRLSGLEPGKDVEIVYSGIRPGEKLFEELLTAEEGTDASRFSKIFIARDNDLPPGFDDLLDELRSAAEAEDEPAIRTALQRIIPHAKLNAPGG is encoded by the coding sequence ATGCTTCCCTTTTTCAGACGGCGCTCGGGCGCCATAAAGCTTTTGATGGATACGGCGCTGGGCTTCTTCGGGGCGTGGGCTGCGTTTGCGCTTCGACTCGGCCTGCCTCTGCCTTATCTGTACGCCGGGTCGCTTCTTCCATACATAATGATTTCCGGGCTGCTCAAGGTCGCTCTGAACTGGTATTTCTCGCTCTTCCGACAGTCGTGGCAGAACGTGGGGATGAGCGACCTGGTGCGCATCGGGCAGTGCGCGATTCTTTTCACGGTGATGACGTCGGGGGCGTCGTTTTTACTGGGACGGCCCTACTTTCCGCTGCCGCGGAGCATCCCGCTTATCGACGGGCTTGTGACGGTCTTTCTGTGGGGCGGGGCTCGGGCGCTGTCGCGGCTTTTCCAGGAGGGGGGAAAGGCGCGCCCGGAGGCAAGGCGGGTGCTGATCGCGGGGGCGGGGGACGCGGGGGTGCTGATCGCGCGCGAGATGCTTCGTCACCCGGAGGCGGGGCTGGAGCCGGTGGGGTTTCTGGACGACGACCCGGCGAAAAGGACGGTCACGTTTCTGGGATTGCCGGTGCTTGGGCCGCTTCACGCGCTGCAGGGCGTGGTACAGGATCACTCGGTGGACGAGGTGCTGATCGCGATTCCGTCGGCGCGTGGGGAGGTCGTCCGCTCGGTGCTGGACATGGCGCGGCGGGCGGGGGCGCCGGCGCGGATCGTGCCGGCGATGCTGGAGGTTCTGTCGGGGAAGGTCAGCATCTCGCACATTCGCGAGGTTCGGGTGGAGGATCTGTTGAACCGTGAGCCTGTGGTGCTGCGGCTGGAGGAGATAGCGGAGTTCGTCGAGGGGCGGACTGTGCTGGTGACGGGGGCGGGGGGGTCGATCGGGTCGGAGATCGTCCGGCAGTTGCTGCCCTTTTCGCCCGGACGGCTGGTGCTGCTGGGGCGGGGGGAGAACAGCCTGTTTCAGCTGGAACAGGAGCTGACGGTGTCGGGCGTTGGAACGCCGTTCGATACGGTGGTGGCGGACGTGCGTAATCGCGAGAGGCTGATGCGCGCCTTCGAGCGCTTTCGTCCGCAGGTGGTGTTTCACGCGGCGGCTCACAAGCATGTGCCTCTGATGGAGAGCAATCCGGAGGAGGCGGTGCTGAACAATGTATTCGGCACGGCGAACCTGGTGGCCGCATCGCTGGATTCAGGTACGGAGGTGTTCGTCAACATCTCGACGGACAAGGCGGTGAACCCGACCTCGGTGATGGGCGCGTCGAAGCGAGTTGCGGAGATGATTGTCCGCGACGCGGCGGGGCTGGCTACGGACGGAAGGGCGTTCGTGTCGGTGCGCTTCGGCAACGTGCTCGGCAGCCGGGGGAGCGTGATCCCGACGTTCAAGGAGCAGATTCGCCGCGGCGGCCCGTTGACTGTGACCGATCCGGGCATGACGCGGTTTTTCATGACAATCCCCGAGGCGGCGCAGCTTGTACTGCAGGCGGGCGGGATGAGACGAAACGGCGCGGTGTTCGTGCTGGACATGGGCGAGCCGGTGCGGATAGAGGACCTCGCTGCGGACCTGATACGGCTGTCGGGGCTGGAGCCGGGGAAGGATGTGGAGATAGTCTACTCCGGCATCCGACCGGGGGAGAAGCTGTTCGAGGAGCTGCTGACGGCGGAGGAGGGGACGGACGCGTCGAGGTTCAGCAAGATTTTCATAGCGAGAGACAACGATCTGCCGCCCGGCTTCGACGACCTGCTGGACGAACTGAGATCGGCCGCCGAGGCCGAAGACGAACCAGCGATCCGCACCGCCCTGCAGCGCATCATCCCGCACGCAAAGCTGAACGCACCAGGCGGTTGA
- a CDS encoding DUF2922 domain-containing protein has translation MAKTLRMKFTTMEGRSRTLSLNHPRGDVTASEVEDAMEAMMDEDFLAEGISAIAGADIVDRTVTTLF, from the coding sequence ATGGCCAAGACTCTCAGGATGAAATTCACCACGATGGAGGGCAGGAGCCGCACCCTTTCGCTGAACCACCCGCGGGGCGACGTGACCGCCTCCGAGGTCGAGGACGCGATGGAGGCGATGATGGACGAGGACTTCCTCGCCGAGGGAATATCCGCCATAGCGGGCGCTGACATAGTGGACCGCACGGTGACCACACTCTTCTAG
- a CDS encoding YvrJ family protein — MDELIATMMQSGFSVAVAAYLLVRMERRLEELTLAIRGLHAAISGSTTRAEP; from the coding sequence ATGGACGAACTTATCGCAACGATGATGCAGAGCGGCTTCTCCGTCGCGGTCGCGGCCTACCTGCTGGTCCGCATGGAGAGGCGGCTGGAGGAGCTTACCCTTGCGATACGCGGACTGCACGCAGCCATAAGCGGCTCGACGACGAGGGCCGAGCCGTGA
- a CDS encoding peptidase M15: MDRLNDLKISEHFALREFECRCCRRVMLSPALLVRLEALRALWGKPVVITSGYRCPSHNQTVGGVPNSLHTKGRAADIAAERREQDAVAAMARRVGFDSMITYGARNFIHLGVK, from the coding sequence ATCGACAGGCTCAACGACCTGAAAATCAGCGAGCACTTCGCCCTTCGGGAGTTCGAGTGCCGCTGCTGCCGCCGTGTAATGCTCTCCCCCGCGCTGTTGGTGCGGCTGGAGGCCCTGCGCGCCCTGTGGGGAAAGCCCGTGGTGATAACCAGCGGCTACCGATGTCCTAGCCACAACCAGACGGTCGGGGGCGTGCCCAACAGCCTTCACACAAAGGGCAGGGCCGCAGACATAGCCGCGGAGAGGCGCGAGCAGGATGCCGTCGCTGCCATGGCGCGCCGAGTCGGCTTCGACTCGATGATAACCTACGGCGCCCGGAACTTCATCCACCTGGGGGTGAAGTGA
- a CDS encoding sigma-70 family RNA polymerase sigma factor codes for MEEELARFTPLVMATARRYTGRGAEFNDLAQEGYLALLELIPLCPAPERLPAYLKSRLPGRVRTAARRCWRCAEISAGSVEELEGTANEPRASQADPDGTMDLERLLTPEEMRVARMLADGYTQSEVATELGVTQQAVSRRVARMRERVRRDPSGAVHRSG; via the coding sequence TTGGAGGAGGAGCTGGCGCGCTTCACACCGCTGGTGATGGCGACCGCGCGCAGATACACGGGGCGAGGCGCGGAGTTCAACGACCTGGCGCAGGAAGGGTACCTGGCGCTGCTGGAGCTGATACCCCTCTGCCCCGCCCCGGAGCGACTGCCGGCCTACCTGAAAAGCCGCCTACCCGGAAGGGTGCGCACGGCGGCGAGAAGATGCTGGCGGTGCGCGGAGATCTCGGCCGGGTCGGTCGAGGAGCTGGAGGGGACGGCGAACGAGCCGCGGGCGAGTCAGGCCGACCCGGACGGGACGATGGACCTTGAGAGGCTGCTGACCCCCGAGGAGATGCGAGTGGCGCGAATGCTCGCCGATGGCTACACCCAGTCCGAGGTGGCGACGGAGCTGGGAGTGACCCAGCAGGCGGTGAGCAGAAGAGTGGCGAGGATGAGGGAGAGGGTGAGACGAGATCCCTCCGGTGCTGTGCACCGTTCGGGATGA